A DNA window from Streptomyces bacillaris contains the following coding sequences:
- a CDS encoding GntR family transcriptional regulator encodes MGTTQLESVQEPKYWHLKTVLSEALDSDFAVGEILPNERDLAARFGVARATLRQALEQLELEGRLQRRRGVGTTVAPPRVGVAVSTSQHEWEGGVAGEAWQPVDCVSEAAPGAVAAMLGTGTEPVHVVRRIRDTHGQAVAAELLYVPASSVPDLSAIDAPSGTVRARAVLRELHRLGVEGQDRSVELGSARADDAKELDRLPGAPVLVVTTRYFASGGTAAVSVATYRADTCRLTFGDSGALEISHDEQQQRQAS; translated from the coding sequence GTGGGGACCACGCAGCTCGAATCGGTACAGGAGCCGAAGTACTGGCACCTCAAGACCGTGCTCAGTGAGGCGCTCGACTCGGACTTCGCGGTGGGTGAGATCCTGCCCAACGAGCGGGACCTCGCGGCACGGTTCGGAGTCGCGCGCGCCACGCTCCGGCAGGCTCTGGAGCAGCTCGAACTCGAAGGCAGGCTGCAGCGCCGCCGAGGCGTCGGTACGACGGTGGCCCCGCCGCGCGTCGGTGTGGCCGTCTCCACCTCCCAGCACGAGTGGGAGGGCGGAGTGGCCGGCGAGGCCTGGCAGCCGGTCGACTGCGTCAGCGAGGCGGCCCCGGGCGCCGTCGCCGCCATGCTCGGCACCGGCACCGAGCCCGTCCACGTGGTGCGCCGCATCCGCGACACCCACGGCCAGGCGGTGGCGGCCGAACTGCTCTACGTGCCCGCCTCCTCGGTCCCCGACCTCTCCGCGATCGACGCGCCCTCCGGCACCGTGCGCGCCCGCGCCGTGCTGCGCGAGCTGCACCGGCTGGGCGTGGAGGGCCAGGACCGTTCCGTGGAGCTGGGCTCGGCGCGCGCGGACGACGCCAAGGAGCTGGACCGGCTCCCCGGCGCCCCCGTCCTCGTGGTCACCACCCGCTACTTCGCCTCGGGCGGCACGGCGGCCGTCTCCGTCGCCACCTACCGGGCGGACACCTGCCGGCTCACCTTCGGGGACTCCGGCGCGCTGGAGATCAGCCACGACGAGCAGCAGCAGCGCCAGGCTTCCTGA
- a CDS encoding ROK family protein: protein MSRLTGGDPSLLRRINSAVVLHALRGAGSPTLTDLTRITGLSRPTVEGVVEGLFEAGLVVEAHPDESEARRQGRPARRFRFRAEAGYLLGVEIGPHRVSALLSGLDGRVTGAGSRTVSETAEADERLDQVRAVIADLLRRSGVARSSLRAVGVGSPGIVEADGTVRLGTALPGWTGLPLGERLRRSFRCPVLVENDANAAAVAEHWKGAATESDDIVFVLAGLSPGAGSLIGGRLHRGFGGAAGEIGALHLLGRDVTPEHLLSTTGTPLEPLDEQAVAVVFAKARQGDAEARAAVERFLQRLVHDVAALALALDPELVVVGGWAAGLDGVLEPLRRELARYCLRPPRVTLSLLGEAAVATGALRLALDHVEEQLFAVEGAVTTRR, encoded by the coding sequence GTGAGCCGGCTGACCGGGGGAGATCCGTCGCTGCTGCGGCGGATCAATTCAGCGGTGGTACTGCACGCCCTGCGAGGTGCCGGCTCGCCGACGCTGACGGACCTGACCCGGATCACGGGTCTCTCCCGGCCGACGGTGGAGGGCGTGGTCGAGGGGCTGTTCGAGGCCGGTCTGGTGGTCGAGGCCCACCCCGACGAGAGCGAGGCGCGGCGCCAGGGCCGGCCCGCCCGCCGATTCCGCTTCCGGGCGGAGGCGGGGTATCTGCTGGGCGTCGAGATCGGCCCGCACCGGGTGTCGGCGCTTCTGTCGGGGCTGGACGGCCGGGTGACCGGGGCGGGTTCCCGTACGGTGTCGGAGACGGCCGAGGCGGACGAGCGGCTCGACCAGGTGAGGGCCGTGATCGCGGATCTCCTGCGCCGCAGCGGGGTGGCCCGGAGCAGTCTGCGGGCCGTCGGTGTCGGCAGCCCGGGCATCGTGGAGGCCGACGGGACCGTACGGCTGGGGACGGCGCTGCCGGGGTGGACGGGGCTCCCCCTGGGGGAGCGGCTGCGGCGTTCGTTCCGCTGCCCGGTCCTCGTGGAGAACGACGCCAACGCCGCCGCCGTCGCCGAGCACTGGAAGGGCGCGGCCACCGAGTCCGACGACATCGTGTTCGTCCTGGCGGGGCTGAGCCCGGGGGCGGGTTCGCTGATCGGCGGGCGGCTGCACCGGGGGTTCGGCGGGGCGGCCGGGGAGATCGGCGCCCTGCATCTGCTGGGCAGGGACGTGACTCCGGAGCATCTGCTGTCGACCACGGGGACCCCGCTGGAGCCGCTGGACGAGCAGGCGGTGGCCGTGGTGTTCGCCAAGGCCCGGCAGGGTGACGCGGAGGCGCGGGCGGCCGTCGAGCGGTTCCTCCAGCGGCTGGTGCACGATGTGGCGGCGCTGGCGCTGGCGCTCGACCCGGAGCTGGTGGTGGTCGGTGGCTGGGCCGCCGGTCTGGACGGGGTGCTGGAGCCGCTGCGCAGGGAGCTGGCCCGCTACTGTCTGCGCCCGCCGCGGGTGACGCTGTCCCTGCTCGGTGAGGCCGCCGTCGCGACGGGGGCCCTGCGGCTGGCGCTGGACCACGTCGAGGAGCAGCTGTTCGCCGTGGAGGGCGCGGTGACGACCCGGCGCTGA
- a CDS encoding alpha/beta fold hydrolase → MATTVSFTVDTAHGPRPVSVEYERTGTGEPLVLLHGIGHHHQAWEPVTRILAAEREVIAVDLPGFGASPGLPNGVAYSLETVPAIFGALFGTLGLDRPHVAGNSLGGLFALELGRTELVRSVTALSPAGFWNEPERRYAFATLRAMRRAALALPVPAIERLSRSTAGRTALTSTIYARPGRRSPEAVVAETLALRGATGFHQTLAAGGNVLFTDDVKGVPVTVAWGTRDRILLRRQGIRAKHVIPDARLVRLPGCGHVPMNDDPALVARVILDTSR, encoded by the coding sequence ATGGCCACCACGGTCTCCTTCACCGTCGATACGGCGCACGGCCCCCGTCCGGTCTCGGTGGAGTACGAACGGACCGGTACGGGAGAGCCGCTGGTGCTGCTCCACGGCATCGGCCACCACCACCAGGCCTGGGAGCCGGTGACGCGGATCCTGGCCGCCGAGCGGGAGGTGATAGCCGTCGACCTGCCCGGCTTCGGTGCGTCCCCGGGGCTGCCGAACGGAGTCGCGTACAGCCTGGAGACGGTCCCCGCGATCTTCGGGGCCCTCTTCGGGACGCTGGGCCTGGACCGCCCGCATGTGGCCGGGAACTCCCTCGGGGGCCTGTTCGCCCTGGAGTTGGGGCGGACGGAGCTGGTCCGCTCGGTGACCGCCCTCTCCCCCGCGGGCTTCTGGAACGAGCCCGAGCGCCGTTACGCCTTCGCCACCCTGCGGGCGATGCGCCGCGCCGCGCTGGCCCTGCCGGTGCCGGCGATCGAGCGGCTCTCCCGCAGCACGGCCGGGCGTACGGCGCTGACCAGCACCATCTACGCCCGGCCCGGCCGCCGTTCGCCCGAGGCCGTCGTGGCCGAGACCCTGGCCCTGCGCGGAGCGACCGGCTTCCACCAGACGCTGGCCGCCGGCGGGAACGTCCTCTTCACCGACGATGTGAAGGGCGTCCCCGTCACCGTCGCCTGGGGCACCCGCGACCGCATCCTGCTGCGCCGGCAGGGGATCCGCGCCAAGCATGTGATCCCGGACGCGCGGCTGGTGCGACTGCCCGGCTGCGGGCACGTCCCGATGAACGACGACCCGGCTCTGGTGGCCCGCGTCATCCTCGACACCAGCCGCTGA
- a CDS encoding RNA polymerase sigma-70 factor → MNADPATDVFEEHRPVLTGVAYRMLGRITDAEDVVQEAWLRWSSADREEVREPRAYLVRITTRLAVDRLRHLRSRREAYVGPWLPEPLTTEEAVGTPPVPDAAERAVLADSVSFAVLVVLESLSPLERAVFVLREAFGFPYADIAAALDRTEPAVRQLAGRARRHVEERRPRYDVDPAERRDLTERFLAAASGGSIGELMALLAPDVRLVSDAGGKAKAALRTIESADKVGRFLAAVAQEVGPDWDMRVAEFNGGPAVACFVGGKPDTFLQLEVRDGVIQCIYIVRNPDKLSGLSALFDL, encoded by the coding sequence GTGAACGCCGACCCCGCGACCGACGTCTTCGAAGAGCACCGCCCCGTCCTCACCGGTGTCGCCTACCGCATGCTCGGCCGGATCACCGACGCCGAGGACGTGGTGCAGGAGGCGTGGCTGCGGTGGTCGTCCGCGGACCGGGAGGAGGTCCGCGAGCCGAGGGCGTACCTGGTACGGATCACCACCCGGCTGGCCGTCGACCGGCTGCGCCACCTGCGCTCGCGCCGGGAGGCGTACGTGGGCCCCTGGCTGCCCGAACCGCTGACCACGGAGGAAGCCGTCGGGACGCCGCCCGTCCCGGACGCCGCCGAGCGGGCGGTCCTGGCCGACTCCGTCTCCTTCGCCGTGCTGGTCGTCCTCGAATCGCTCTCCCCGCTGGAGCGCGCCGTCTTCGTGCTGCGGGAGGCCTTCGGATTCCCGTACGCCGACATCGCCGCCGCCCTCGACCGGACCGAGCCGGCCGTCCGGCAGCTCGCCGGGCGCGCCAGGCGCCATGTGGAGGAGCGCAGGCCGCGCTACGACGTGGACCCGGCCGAGCGCCGGGACCTCACCGAACGGTTCCTGGCCGCCGCGTCCGGCGGCTCCATCGGGGAGCTGATGGCCCTCCTGGCGCCGGACGTCCGGCTCGTCAGTGACGCGGGCGGGAAGGCGAAGGCGGCGCTGCGGACCATCGAGTCCGCCGACAAGGTCGGCCGGTTCCTCGCCGCGGTGGCCCAGGAGGTGGGGCCCGACTGGGACATGCGGGTCGCGGAGTTCAACGGGGGACCCGCTGTGGCGTGCTTTGTCGGAGGAAAGCCGGACACATTTCTCCAGCTCGAAGTCCGGGACGGTGTCATTCAATGCATCTATATCGTTCGTAATCCGGACAAGCTCTCCGGTCTGTCCGCGCTATTCGATCTCTAG